In Vespa crabro chromosome 7, iyVesCrab1.2, whole genome shotgun sequence, a single window of DNA contains:
- the LOC124425377 gene encoding zinc transporter 9 isoform X4: MLHRSYTLLNFFRNISCHCTGEHCIFQIGLSRRRSNILITPNHGVRCKVHVISNSQSNFGQKKAGKTGDLKWTCIITRRTASDDIKGKGIGDLLQQEKIFIQDGQDRVIELNEEKLGKLKERPLNVEPVVETDDKKKKDPEKVAEFVDKPVIESKETAEEDITSKKTKKRLRVDRSTASLERNFITPVKAMNDFLLKPSDLEILPKTKRRSPYEFEPPITVYWRKDVEAKALEVWGSREALLKELLKKELERKTYQQNIFTVKRRLRDYRREMGSKTETVETEGLFGRSGRVVLTAVVINNPNADHPYGYTNMKYVSSLISGVGIFCVGGSLVSEGATLLVAINSIKKGAEEKKETFWEYVLSGQDPSVNVVLMEDLAAVLGLVCAASCMGLTSYIGNSTFDAIGSLLVGGLLGGVASFIIYTNVAALVGRSISQENLDKINAVLESDIMVRAIHDVKGIDMGNNLVRYKAELDFDGRELTRSYLDKHDLLTMLEEVKTMQNIDELEAFLLKHGESIVDMLGGEIDRIELKLKKNHPEIRHCDLEVL; the protein is encoded by the exons ATGCTGCACAGATCTTACACCcttttgaatttctttcgaaacATTAGCTGCCACTGTACCGGTGAACACTGCATTTTCCAAATAGGTTTGTCAAGGAGACGCTCTAATATATTGATAACACCTAACCATGGTGTACGTTGTAAGGTACACGTGATTTCCAATAGTCAGAGCAATTTTGGTCAAAAAAAAGCAGGAAAAACTGGAGACTTAAAATGGACTTGTATTATAACACGGCGAACAGCATCCGAcgatataaaaggaaagggaatCGGAGATTTGCTTCaacaagaaaagatatttatccAAGATGGTCAGGATAGGGTAATTGaattaaacgaagaaaaactaGGAAAACTGAAAGAACGGCCTTTAAATGTGGAGCCAGTTGTTGAGActgatgataagaaaaagaaagatccaGAAAAGGTAGCAGAGTTTGTCGATAAGCCTGTaatagaaagtaaagaaactgCTGAAGAAGATATTACGTCGAAGAAGA caaaGAAAAGGTTAAGAGTCGATAGATCTACGGCATCGTTGGAACGCAACTTTATTACACCGGTAAAAGCTATGAATGACTTTCTGTTGAAACCATCCGATCTTGAAATACTACCAAAAACAAAGCGAAGATCTCCGTACGAATTTGAACCGCCGATTACTGTTTATTGGAGAAAAGATGTTGAAGCTAA AGCACTGGAAGTCTGGGGGTCACGTGAAGCTTTATTAAAAGAGCTTCTGAAGAAAGAACTTGAACGGAAAACGTACCAACAAA ATATTTTCACTGTAAAACGAAGATTGAGAGACTATAGACGGGAAATGGGTAGTAAGACCGAGACGGTAGAAACAGAGGGCTTGTTTGGTAGATCCGGACGAGTAGTATTAACGGCAGTTGTTAT AAAT AATCCTAATGCCGATCATCCATACGGTTATACCAACATGAAATATGTATCCTCTTTAATATCGGGCGTAGGCATTTTCTGTGTCG GTGGATCCTTAGTTTCCGAAGGAGCCACTTTATTAGTAGctataaattctattaaaaaaggagcagaggagaaaaaagaaactttttggGAATATGTATTATCAGGTCAAGATCCATCGGTTAACGTCGTTTTAATGGAAGATTTGGCAGCT GTATTAGGGCTAGTTTGTGCCGCTTCGTGTATGGGTTTAACCTCCTACATAGGAAATTCAACTTTTGATGCTATTGGATCCTTACTAGTTGGAGGTCTTCTTGGCGGAGTAgcatcttttataatttataccaATGTTGCAGCTTTAGTTGGGAGAAGTATATCGCAAGAAAATCTTGACAAAATCAATGCTGTATTAGAGTCCGATATAATG GTTCGAGCTATTCATGATGTCAAAGGTATTGATATGGGTAACAATTTGGTCAGATACAAAGCCGAATTAGATTTTGATGGGCGAGAGCTAACCAGATCTTATCTTGATAAACATGATCTGCTTACTATGTTGGAG GAAGTGAAAACTATGCAAAATATCGATGAGCTAGAAGCATTTCTCTTGAAACATGGTGAAAGTATCGTTGATATGCTTGGTGGAGAAATTGATagaatagaattaaaattaaag aaaaatcatCCAGAGATCAGACATTGCGATTTAGAagttttataa
- the LOC124425377 gene encoding zinc transporter 9 isoform X1 codes for MLHRSYTLLNFFRNISCHCTGEHCIFQIGLSRRRSNILITPNHGVRCKVHVISNSQSNFGQKKAGKTGDLKWTCIITRRTASDDIKGKGIGDLLQQEKIFIQDGQDRVIELNEEKLGKLKERPLNVEPVVETDDKKKKDPEKVAEFVDKPVIESKETAEEDITSKKTKKRLRVDRSTASLERNFITPVKAMNDFLLKPSDLEILPKTKRRSPYEFEPPITVYWRKDVEAKALEVWGSREALLKELLKKELERKTYQQNIFTVKRRLRDYRREMGSKTETVETEGLFGRSGRVVLTAVVINASNFLFKLFAWIYTGSHSMFSECIHSAADTCNQLILAYGIHKSVQNPNADHPYGYTNMKYVSSLISGVGIFCVGTGLSIYHGIHGLLFPASVESFYWAYFILGGSLVSEGATLLVAINSIKKGAEEKKETFWEYVLSGQDPSVNVVLMEDLAAVLGLVCAASCMGLTSYIGNSTFDAIGSLLVGGLLGGVASFIIYTNVAALVGRSISQENLDKINAVLESDIMVRAIHDVKGIDMGNNLVRYKAELDFDGRELTRSYLDKHDLLTMLEEVKTMQNIDELEAFLLKHGESIVDMLGGEIDRIELKLKKNHPEIRHCDLEVL; via the exons ATGCTGCACAGATCTTACACCcttttgaatttctttcgaaacATTAGCTGCCACTGTACCGGTGAACACTGCATTTTCCAAATAGGTTTGTCAAGGAGACGCTCTAATATATTGATAACACCTAACCATGGTGTACGTTGTAAGGTACACGTGATTTCCAATAGTCAGAGCAATTTTGGTCAAAAAAAAGCAGGAAAAACTGGAGACTTAAAATGGACTTGTATTATAACACGGCGAACAGCATCCGAcgatataaaaggaaagggaatCGGAGATTTGCTTCaacaagaaaagatatttatccAAGATGGTCAGGATAGGGTAATTGaattaaacgaagaaaaactaGGAAAACTGAAAGAACGGCCTTTAAATGTGGAGCCAGTTGTTGAGActgatgataagaaaaagaaagatccaGAAAAGGTAGCAGAGTTTGTCGATAAGCCTGTaatagaaagtaaagaaactgCTGAAGAAGATATTACGTCGAAGAAGA caaaGAAAAGGTTAAGAGTCGATAGATCTACGGCATCGTTGGAACGCAACTTTATTACACCGGTAAAAGCTATGAATGACTTTCTGTTGAAACCATCCGATCTTGAAATACTACCAAAAACAAAGCGAAGATCTCCGTACGAATTTGAACCGCCGATTACTGTTTATTGGAGAAAAGATGTTGAAGCTAA AGCACTGGAAGTCTGGGGGTCACGTGAAGCTTTATTAAAAGAGCTTCTGAAGAAAGAACTTGAACGGAAAACGTACCAACAAA ATATTTTCACTGTAAAACGAAGATTGAGAGACTATAGACGGGAAATGGGTAGTAAGACCGAGACGGTAGAAACAGAGGGCTTGTTTGGTAGATCCGGACGAGTAGTATTAACGGCAGTTGTTAT AAATGCAAGTAACTTTCTATTTAAGCTGTTCGCTTGGATTTATACGGGTTCACATAGTATGTTTTCAGAATGTATACATTCAGCAGCAGACACATGTAATCAATTGATTTTAGCTTATGGCATTCATAAGTCCGttcaa AATCCTAATGCCGATCATCCATACGGTTATACCAACATGAAATATGTATCCTCTTTAATATCGGGCGTAGGCATTTTCTGTGTCGGTACAGGTTTATCAATCTATCACGGAATTCACGGACTTCTATTTCCTGCATCTGTAGAGTCTTTTTATTGGGCATACTTTATTTTAGGTGGATCCTTAGTTTCCGAAGGAGCCACTTTATTAGTAGctataaattctattaaaaaaggagcagaggagaaaaaagaaactttttggGAATATGTATTATCAGGTCAAGATCCATCGGTTAACGTCGTTTTAATGGAAGATTTGGCAGCT GTATTAGGGCTAGTTTGTGCCGCTTCGTGTATGGGTTTAACCTCCTACATAGGAAATTCAACTTTTGATGCTATTGGATCCTTACTAGTTGGAGGTCTTCTTGGCGGAGTAgcatcttttataatttataccaATGTTGCAGCTTTAGTTGGGAGAAGTATATCGCAAGAAAATCTTGACAAAATCAATGCTGTATTAGAGTCCGATATAATG GTTCGAGCTATTCATGATGTCAAAGGTATTGATATGGGTAACAATTTGGTCAGATACAAAGCCGAATTAGATTTTGATGGGCGAGAGCTAACCAGATCTTATCTTGATAAACATGATCTGCTTACTATGTTGGAG GAAGTGAAAACTATGCAAAATATCGATGAGCTAGAAGCATTTCTCTTGAAACATGGTGAAAGTATCGTTGATATGCTTGGTGGAGAAATTGATagaatagaattaaaattaaag aaaaatcatCCAGAGATCAGACATTGCGATTTAGAagttttataa
- the LOC124425377 gene encoding zinc transporter 9 isoform X3, translating into MLHRSYTLLNFFRNISCHCTGEHCIFQIGLSRRRSNILITPNHGVRCKVHVISNSQSNFGQKKAGKTGDLKWTCIITRRTASDDIKGKGIGDLLQQEKIFIQDGQDRVIELNEEKLGKLKERPLNVEPVVETDDKKKKDPEKVAEFVDKPVIESKETAEEDITSKKTKKRLRVDRSTASLERNFITPVKAMNDFLLKPSDLEILPKTKRRSPYEFEPPITVYWRKDVEAKALEVWGSREALLKELLKKELERKTYQQNIFTVKRRLRDYRREMGSKTETVETEGLFGRSGRVVLTAVVINNPNADHPYGYTNMKYVSSLISGVGIFCVGTGLSIYHGIHGLLFPASVESFYWAYFILGGSLVSEGATLLVAINSIKKGAEEKKETFWEYVLSGQDPSVNVVLMEDLAAVLGLVCAASCMGLTSYIGNSTFDAIGSLLVGGLLGGVASFIIYTNVAALVGRSISQENLDKINAVLESDIMVRAIHDVKGIDMGNNLVRYKAELDFDGRELTRSYLDKHDLLTMLEEVKTMQNIDELEAFLLKHGESIVDMLGGEIDRIELKLKKNHPEIRHCDLEVL; encoded by the exons ATGCTGCACAGATCTTACACCcttttgaatttctttcgaaacATTAGCTGCCACTGTACCGGTGAACACTGCATTTTCCAAATAGGTTTGTCAAGGAGACGCTCTAATATATTGATAACACCTAACCATGGTGTACGTTGTAAGGTACACGTGATTTCCAATAGTCAGAGCAATTTTGGTCAAAAAAAAGCAGGAAAAACTGGAGACTTAAAATGGACTTGTATTATAACACGGCGAACAGCATCCGAcgatataaaaggaaagggaatCGGAGATTTGCTTCaacaagaaaagatatttatccAAGATGGTCAGGATAGGGTAATTGaattaaacgaagaaaaactaGGAAAACTGAAAGAACGGCCTTTAAATGTGGAGCCAGTTGTTGAGActgatgataagaaaaagaaagatccaGAAAAGGTAGCAGAGTTTGTCGATAAGCCTGTaatagaaagtaaagaaactgCTGAAGAAGATATTACGTCGAAGAAGA caaaGAAAAGGTTAAGAGTCGATAGATCTACGGCATCGTTGGAACGCAACTTTATTACACCGGTAAAAGCTATGAATGACTTTCTGTTGAAACCATCCGATCTTGAAATACTACCAAAAACAAAGCGAAGATCTCCGTACGAATTTGAACCGCCGATTACTGTTTATTGGAGAAAAGATGTTGAAGCTAA AGCACTGGAAGTCTGGGGGTCACGTGAAGCTTTATTAAAAGAGCTTCTGAAGAAAGAACTTGAACGGAAAACGTACCAACAAA ATATTTTCACTGTAAAACGAAGATTGAGAGACTATAGACGGGAAATGGGTAGTAAGACCGAGACGGTAGAAACAGAGGGCTTGTTTGGTAGATCCGGACGAGTAGTATTAACGGCAGTTGTTAT AAAT AATCCTAATGCCGATCATCCATACGGTTATACCAACATGAAATATGTATCCTCTTTAATATCGGGCGTAGGCATTTTCTGTGTCGGTACAGGTTTATCAATCTATCACGGAATTCACGGACTTCTATTTCCTGCATCTGTAGAGTCTTTTTATTGGGCATACTTTATTTTAGGTGGATCCTTAGTTTCCGAAGGAGCCACTTTATTAGTAGctataaattctattaaaaaaggagcagaggagaaaaaagaaactttttggGAATATGTATTATCAGGTCAAGATCCATCGGTTAACGTCGTTTTAATGGAAGATTTGGCAGCT GTATTAGGGCTAGTTTGTGCCGCTTCGTGTATGGGTTTAACCTCCTACATAGGAAATTCAACTTTTGATGCTATTGGATCCTTACTAGTTGGAGGTCTTCTTGGCGGAGTAgcatcttttataatttataccaATGTTGCAGCTTTAGTTGGGAGAAGTATATCGCAAGAAAATCTTGACAAAATCAATGCTGTATTAGAGTCCGATATAATG GTTCGAGCTATTCATGATGTCAAAGGTATTGATATGGGTAACAATTTGGTCAGATACAAAGCCGAATTAGATTTTGATGGGCGAGAGCTAACCAGATCTTATCTTGATAAACATGATCTGCTTACTATGTTGGAG GAAGTGAAAACTATGCAAAATATCGATGAGCTAGAAGCATTTCTCTTGAAACATGGTGAAAGTATCGTTGATATGCTTGGTGGAGAAATTGATagaatagaattaaaattaaag aaaaatcatCCAGAGATCAGACATTGCGATTTAGAagttttataa
- the LOC124425376 gene encoding chromosome-associated kinesin KIF4, giving the protein MVEDTIRVAVRIRPLIKSEIEKGCEECLDTTPGQPQIIIKNTDRAFTFNYVFAPDVNQENFYNTAIKEMVTRIFDGYNVTILAYGQTGSGKTHSMGTDYSGVEDMGIIPRAMQDIFKIVASKKEWNFRTSVSFMELYQEQLYDLLSDKQRTHSTVDIREDNKGIRIIGVTEKEVQNAEECLECLIEGSQGRVTGSTAMNAQSSRSHAIFTLHIQQQKGNDPNTATTAKFHLVDLAGSERSKKTQATGERFKEGVHINKGLLALGNVISQLGDGGNNSYVGYRDSKLTRLLQDSLGGNSMTLMIACVSPADYNMDETLSTLRYADRARKIKNKPVVNQDPRVAEINRLNELVQKLKLALLHKESQQSCSSDCQELQKKNELLQQKIRDLTEQLNGNLIKMVFMHEKTELAEQLHDKIKAEMALVLEDCKELLDSYSESSTHNDEHYVKLKVIYQKILDIQTNEKKTSEEIFNHAMSLELKSPIIKDNENDVDNAASDGELTNCLEDFDKKHEEHTLLQTERNNQVQDINRELAIKEHLISELLKNSSHMIEYSKELQDMEQEIKTLQAEKDELLVALRNAQANNVGSKLAESRRKKVQELEKKITELTQKCLEQSKTLKAKEKLQQQIKNLTNEIQSLKQTRVKLVRQMRSDADRFAEWKRTREKELNKLKELDRKRANQMARLQMQHDKQQNVFKRKMEEAYAANKRLKEALEVQKKAKERREKTFNNKNDIQSWVRQELEILLSTVDAENSLQKLISDRNFLKCQLEELKNDSNVDETELVELTEFLTLRNTQIQDLQQKINEANEENRANIRINTIQTMADAKVAIKFLFDVTAEDRKKLMEKYTNLQTNLDECRQREEKLKQEIETYKDQLNQPERKVLKENNSRTNNETSSIMNTPKVQKISSTYYENSFISDDSFVEDDVEKDPDWTRTPLYNKIQKLLDTTKNPRQSIKRSSDGEVKCACKTKCITRLCSCRKNDRICNNCQCNPDLCQNNDINKLIHSYFRDYAEDNQDENSIKKPRLVK; this is encoded by the exons ATGGTTGAAGACACAATCCGTGTGGCCGTGCGTATTAGACCGCTGATAAAAAGTGAAATAGAAAAGGGTTGTGAAGAATGTTTAGATACAACACCTGGACAAccacaaataattataaaaaatacagatagagcatttacatttaattatgtttttgcTCCAGATGTTAaccaagaaaatttttataacacaGCTATTAAAGAAATGGTGACACGTATCTTTGATG GATACAATGTTACAATACTGGCTTATGGTCAAACGGGAAGTGGCAAAACGCATTCAATGGGTACAGATTATAGCGGGGTAGAGGATATGGGCATTATACCTCGAGCTATgcaagatatatttaaaatagtcGCATCCAAAAAAGAATGGAACTTTAGGACATCTGTCTCCTTTATGGAACTGTATCAAGAACAATTATATGACTTATTATCAGACAAACAACGTACTCATAGTACTGTTGATATTAGAGAAGATAATAAGGGAATAAGAATTATTGGTGTTACTGAGAAGGAAGTACAAAATGCAGAAGAATGTTTAGAATGTTTAATTGAAGGATCGCAAGGTAGAGTAACAGGTTCTACGGCGATGAATGCTCAAAGTAGTAGAAGTCATGCGATATTTACGTTGCATATTCAAcaacaaaaaggaaatgatCC AAATACAGCAACAACTGCAAAATTTCACCTAGTAGATTTGGCTGGTTCAGAACGCTCTAAAAAAACACAAGCAACTGGAGAAAGATTCAAAGAAGGCGTACACATAAATAAAGGTTTATTGGCATTAGGAAACGTTATTTCTCAATTAGGAGATGGTGGAAATAATTCGTATGTTGGTTATCGGGATAGCAAACTTacaagattattacaagattcACTAGGTGGTAATTCTATGACTCTTATGATAGCTTGTGTCAGTCCAGCAG ATTATAATATGGATGAAACACTTAGCACATTAAGGTATGCAGATCGTGcacgaaaaataaagaataaaccGGTGGTAAATCAAGATCCAAGAGTAGCTgaaattaatcgtttaaatgAATTAGTACAAAAATTGAAACTTGCTCTTTTACATAAAGAATCACAGCAATCATGTTCGAGTGATTGTCAAGAGCtacaaaagaagaatgaattaTTACAACAAAAGATTAGAGATCTGACAGAACAATTAAACggcaatttaattaaaatggtTTTTATGCATGAAAAAACTGAACTAGCAGAACAATTACACGATAAAATTAAAGCTGAGATGGCTTTAGTATTGGAAGATTgtaaagaattattagataGTTATAGTGAAAGTTCTACACATAATGACGAACattatgttaaattaaaagttatatatcaaaaaatactTG ATATAcaaacaaatgaaaagaaaacatcgGAAGAAATCTTTAATCATGCAATGTCCTTGGAATTGAAATCAcctataataaaagataatgaaaatgatgtAGATAATGCAGCTAGTGATGGAGAATTAACTAACTGTTTAGAAGACTTTGATAAGAAACATGAAGAGCATACATTGCTTCAAACGGAGAGAAATAATCAAGTTCAAGATATAAACAGAGAATTGGCTATTAAGGAACATCTCATATCtgaacttttaaaaaattcttcacATATGATTGAATATTCTAAAGAATTGCAAGATATGGAACAAGAAATCAAAACACTTCAAGCTGAGAAGGATGAACTTTTAGTAGCATTGCGCAATGCTCAAGCCAATAATGTTGGCTCGAA ATTAGCAGAAAGCCGACGTAAGAAGGTACAAGagttagagaaaaagattacGGAATTGACTCAAAAATGTTTAGAACAAAGTAAAACGTTAAAAGCTAAAGAGAAATTGCAacaacaaattaaaaatttaacaaatgaAATTCAATCATTAAAACAAACTCGAGTGAAATTAGTTAGACAAATGCGTAGCGATGCGGATAGATTCGCTGAATGGAAACGaaccagagaaaaagaacttaACAAGTTAAAAGAGTTAGATAGAAAACGAGCTAATCAAATGGCGCGATTACAAATGCAACATGATAAACAACAAAATGTATTCAagagaaaaatggaagaagCTTATGCAGCTAATAAAAGACTAAAG gaAGCACTTGAAGTACAAAAGAAAgcgaaagaaaggagagaaaagacgttcaataacaaaaatgacatTCAATCATGGGTGAGACAAGaacttgaaatattattaagtacAGTGGATGCAGAAAATTCacttcaaaaattaataagtgacagaaattttttaaaatgtcaATTAGAAGAACTTAAAAATGATTCTAATGTAGATGAGACAGAACTGGTAGAACTTACTGAATTTTTGACTTTGCGTAATACACAAATACAAGATTTACaacaaaaaattaacgaaGCAAACGAAG AAAATAGAGCaaatataagaattaataCGATACAAACTATGGCAGATGCAAAAGTTgccattaaatttctttttgacgTTACCGCAGAAGATAGGAAGAAGCTTATG gaaaaatatacaaatttacaAACCAATTTGGACGAATGTCgtcaaagagaagagaaactaAAACAAGAAATAGAAACTTATAAAGATCAACTAAATCAACCTGAGAGAAAA gttttaaaagagaataattctAGGACGAACAATGAGACTTCTTCAATTATGAATACTCcaaaagtacaaaaaatatCATCAACATATTATgagaattcttttatatcagATGATAGTTTTGTTGAAGATGATGTAGAGAAAGATCCAGATTGGACTCGAACACcgctttataataaaatacaaaagctTTTG GATACAACAAAAAATCCTAGGCAATCTATAAAGCGTTCATCTGACGGGGAAGTGAAATGCGCTTGTAAAACAAAATGCATCACTCGTCTCTGTTCATGTCGCAAAAATGAtcgtatatgtaataattgtcAATGCAATCCGGATTTATgtcaaaataacgatataaacaaa CTGATCCATTCGTATTTCCGAGACTACGCAGAAGACAATCAAGatgaaaattcaataaagAAACCaag atTGGTTAAATAA
- the LOC124425377 gene encoding zinc transporter 9 isoform X2, which yields MLHRSYTLLNFFRNISCHCTGEHCIFQIGLSRRRSNILITPNHGVRCKVHVISNSQSNFGQKKAGKTGDLKWTCIITRRTASDDIKGKGIGDLLQQEKIFIQDGQDRVIELNEEKLGKLKERPLNVEPVVETDDKKKKDPEKVAEFVDKPVIESKETAEEDITSKKTKKRLRVDRSTASLERNFITPVKAMNDFLLKPSDLEILPKTKRRSPYEFEPPITVYWRKDVEAKALEVWGSREALLKELLKKELERKTYQQNIFTVKRRLRDYRREMGSKTETVETEGLFGRSGRVVLTAVVINASNFLFKLFAWIYTGSHSMFSECIHSAADTCNQLILAYGIHKSVQNPNADHPYGYTNMKYVSSLISGVGIFCVGGSLVSEGATLLVAINSIKKGAEEKKETFWEYVLSGQDPSVNVVLMEDLAAVLGLVCAASCMGLTSYIGNSTFDAIGSLLVGGLLGGVASFIIYTNVAALVGRSISQENLDKINAVLESDIMVRAIHDVKGIDMGNNLVRYKAELDFDGRELTRSYLDKHDLLTMLEEVKTMQNIDELEAFLLKHGESIVDMLGGEIDRIELKLKKNHPEIRHCDLEVL from the exons ATGCTGCACAGATCTTACACCcttttgaatttctttcgaaacATTAGCTGCCACTGTACCGGTGAACACTGCATTTTCCAAATAGGTTTGTCAAGGAGACGCTCTAATATATTGATAACACCTAACCATGGTGTACGTTGTAAGGTACACGTGATTTCCAATAGTCAGAGCAATTTTGGTCAAAAAAAAGCAGGAAAAACTGGAGACTTAAAATGGACTTGTATTATAACACGGCGAACAGCATCCGAcgatataaaaggaaagggaatCGGAGATTTGCTTCaacaagaaaagatatttatccAAGATGGTCAGGATAGGGTAATTGaattaaacgaagaaaaactaGGAAAACTGAAAGAACGGCCTTTAAATGTGGAGCCAGTTGTTGAGActgatgataagaaaaagaaagatccaGAAAAGGTAGCAGAGTTTGTCGATAAGCCTGTaatagaaagtaaagaaactgCTGAAGAAGATATTACGTCGAAGAAGA caaaGAAAAGGTTAAGAGTCGATAGATCTACGGCATCGTTGGAACGCAACTTTATTACACCGGTAAAAGCTATGAATGACTTTCTGTTGAAACCATCCGATCTTGAAATACTACCAAAAACAAAGCGAAGATCTCCGTACGAATTTGAACCGCCGATTACTGTTTATTGGAGAAAAGATGTTGAAGCTAA AGCACTGGAAGTCTGGGGGTCACGTGAAGCTTTATTAAAAGAGCTTCTGAAGAAAGAACTTGAACGGAAAACGTACCAACAAA ATATTTTCACTGTAAAACGAAGATTGAGAGACTATAGACGGGAAATGGGTAGTAAGACCGAGACGGTAGAAACAGAGGGCTTGTTTGGTAGATCCGGACGAGTAGTATTAACGGCAGTTGTTAT AAATGCAAGTAACTTTCTATTTAAGCTGTTCGCTTGGATTTATACGGGTTCACATAGTATGTTTTCAGAATGTATACATTCAGCAGCAGACACATGTAATCAATTGATTTTAGCTTATGGCATTCATAAGTCCGttcaa AATCCTAATGCCGATCATCCATACGGTTATACCAACATGAAATATGTATCCTCTTTAATATCGGGCGTAGGCATTTTCTGTGTCG GTGGATCCTTAGTTTCCGAAGGAGCCACTTTATTAGTAGctataaattctattaaaaaaggagcagaggagaaaaaagaaactttttggGAATATGTATTATCAGGTCAAGATCCATCGGTTAACGTCGTTTTAATGGAAGATTTGGCAGCT GTATTAGGGCTAGTTTGTGCCGCTTCGTGTATGGGTTTAACCTCCTACATAGGAAATTCAACTTTTGATGCTATTGGATCCTTACTAGTTGGAGGTCTTCTTGGCGGAGTAgcatcttttataatttataccaATGTTGCAGCTTTAGTTGGGAGAAGTATATCGCAAGAAAATCTTGACAAAATCAATGCTGTATTAGAGTCCGATATAATG GTTCGAGCTATTCATGATGTCAAAGGTATTGATATGGGTAACAATTTGGTCAGATACAAAGCCGAATTAGATTTTGATGGGCGAGAGCTAACCAGATCTTATCTTGATAAACATGATCTGCTTACTATGTTGGAG GAAGTGAAAACTATGCAAAATATCGATGAGCTAGAAGCATTTCTCTTGAAACATGGTGAAAGTATCGTTGATATGCTTGGTGGAGAAATTGATagaatagaattaaaattaaag aaaaatcatCCAGAGATCAGACATTGCGATTTAGAagttttataa